A region from the Bdellovibrio bacteriovorus genome encodes:
- the rpmG gene encoding 50S ribosomal protein L33, producing MAKKSGRIIITLECTEARAEGKPVSRYTTTKNKTKTPGRLEKKKYNPNLKRHTVHRETK from the coding sequence ATGGCAAAAAAGTCAGGAAGAATCATCATCACTCTTGAGTGCACTGAAGCTCGCGCTGAAGGCAAACCTGTTTCTCGTTACACTACGACTAAGAACAAAACAAAAACTCCAGGTCGTCTTGAGAAGAAGAAATACAATCCAAACTTGAAACGTCACACAGTTCACAGAGAAACTAAGTAA
- a CDS encoding response regulator, with translation MFPLETRILVIDDMPSIRDLVKNTLKAMGYKNIQEAGDGEEGLKLLLQHNSPGTQFQLVISDWNMPKMKGLDLLKQVRATTEWANLPFVLLTSESERDQVTEAVLAGVSQYIVKPFSAKIFEDKLKAAYAKHNKA, from the coding sequence ATGTTTCCTCTTGAAACCCGCATTTTAGTTATCGACGACATGCCGTCCATTCGTGACCTTGTGAAGAATACACTAAAGGCGATGGGCTACAAAAATATCCAAGAAGCTGGAGACGGTGAAGAAGGTTTAAAACTTCTTCTGCAGCACAACTCTCCAGGAACTCAATTTCAACTGGTTATTTCAGACTGGAATATGCCGAAGATGAAAGGCCTTGATCTGTTGAAGCAAGTACGTGCGACAACAGAATGGGCAAATCTTCCGTTTGTTCTTTTAACATCTGAATCCGAGCGCGATCAGGTGACGGAAGCCGTATTGGCGGGCGTTTCTCAGTATATCGTGAAACCATTTTCAGCGAAGATCTTTGAAGATAAGCTGAAAGCGGCCTATGCTAAGCACAACAAAGCTTAA
- a CDS encoding DUF3750 domain-containing protein gives MKKLFPFFVGFFAFSNSFAQDWRTATRDSAGIAPDPHSEKRAVVQVYAARTVDWRGYFAVHSWIATKEKDANEYTTYHVIGWRVRRGQESVVVQKDIPDRHWFGARPELLEDLRGEEAEKAIPQIASLAANYAYKNTYRAYPGPNSNTFISHIIRNVPELKMELPPTAIGKDWINQGDVVGWSESKTGVQFSLLGLFGFTVGLNEGVELNLLGLNFGIDFLRPALKLPMVGRVGMKDKAF, from the coding sequence ATGAAAAAACTGTTTCCCTTTTTCGTGGGCTTTTTTGCATTTTCAAATTCCTTTGCACAAGATTGGCGAACGGCGACTCGTGATAGCGCGGGGATTGCCCCTGATCCCCACAGTGAAAAACGTGCGGTGGTGCAGGTGTATGCCGCTCGTACGGTGGATTGGCGCGGTTACTTCGCCGTGCACTCTTGGATTGCGACAAAAGAAAAAGATGCCAACGAATATACGACGTATCATGTGATTGGATGGCGCGTGCGCCGCGGGCAAGAGTCTGTGGTTGTTCAAAAAGACATTCCAGACCGTCATTGGTTTGGTGCGCGACCCGAGCTGCTGGAAGATTTGCGCGGCGAAGAAGCCGAAAAAGCGATTCCTCAAATTGCCAGCTTAGCGGCGAACTACGCCTATAAAAATACTTATCGGGCTTATCCGGGCCCGAACAGTAATACATTTATTTCGCACATTATTCGTAACGTGCCAGAACTGAAAATGGAATTGCCACCGACGGCAATTGGTAAAGACTGGATCAATCAAGGTGATGTTGTCGGCTGGAGTGAGTCTAAAACAGGTGTGCAGTTTTCTTTGTTAGGTTTGTTTGGTTTCACGGTGGGTTTGAATGAAGGTGTGGAGTTGAATCTTTTGGGATTGAACTTCGGGATTGATTTTCTTCGTCCGGCTTTAAAACTTCCTATGGTGGGAAGAGTGGGGATGAAGGACAAGGCCTTTTAA
- a CDS encoding ChaN family lipoprotein: MKTWSLFLISILMSACAHAQSEGILRGSDHVPVTLQESVASVTPGSIVVIGENHGFVQHRDQQVQVMQALRAQGLKVSVGLEFFTYTQQNFVDSYRAGTLSEPEFLKAIQWGSPSYDYYRAQALFPNLAEGALTLALNAPRSVTSAAAKKGLEGLSADEKSLLPPNFALGRDSYKRRFLSMMPHLPTPEAGERYFAAQSIWDDTMAWRAADFIKSHPDQVLVIVVGEFHVQYGGGLPDRLRVRLPNTPIVTFSQINTLGMEEDEIAVEIQPSIQDGARADYLWLAPAQSLGL, from the coding sequence ATGAAGACTTGGAGCCTTTTTCTGATCTCCATCCTGATGTCGGCCTGCGCCCATGCCCAATCTGAAGGCATTTTGCGGGGAAGCGACCATGTTCCAGTGACTTTGCAGGAAAGTGTGGCTTCGGTCACGCCCGGAAGCATTGTTGTTATCGGAGAAAACCACGGATTTGTCCAACATCGCGACCAACAAGTGCAGGTCATGCAGGCTCTTCGCGCTCAAGGTTTGAAGGTCTCTGTAGGACTGGAATTTTTTACATACACGCAGCAGAACTTCGTCGACTCCTATCGCGCAGGAACACTGAGCGAGCCCGAGTTTCTAAAAGCCATTCAGTGGGGCAGTCCCTCTTATGATTATTATCGCGCTCAAGCTTTGTTTCCAAATTTAGCAGAAGGGGCGCTGACGCTCGCTTTGAATGCTCCGCGCAGTGTGACCAGTGCCGCCGCGAAAAAAGGTCTTGAAGGATTGTCGGCGGATGAAAAGTCTTTGTTGCCTCCGAATTTTGCTTTGGGGCGCGATAGTTACAAACGTCGGTTCTTAAGCATGATGCCTCACTTGCCAACACCGGAAGCGGGCGAGCGCTATTTTGCCGCTCAGTCTATTTGGGACGATACCATGGCATGGCGAGCTGCGGACTTTATTAAAAGTCATCCTGATCAAGTCTTGGTGATTGTTGTTGGGGAGTTTCACGTTCAGTACGGCGGAGGTCTTCCGGATCGTCTGCGCGTTCGCTTACCGAACACACCTATTGTGACCTTCTCTCAAATCAACACTTTGGGAATGGAAGAGGATGAGATTGCCGTTGAAATCCAGCCTTCAATTCAAGACGGGGCTCGCGCTGATTATCTGTGGCTGGCGCCAGCACAAAGTCTAGGGTTGTAA
- the dcd gene encoding dCTP deaminase encodes MILTDQQILECMEQGSIKVEPFRRECLGTNSYDVHLGKTLAVYEEKTLDARKHNKIRTFEIPEEGFVLMPDTLYLGVTLEYTETLKHVPFLEGKSSVGRLGIDIHATAGKGDVGFCNYWTLEISVKQPVRVYTGMPIGQLIYFEVKGDILTSYNVKPSAKYNDKKPIPVESMMWKNSF; translated from the coding sequence ATGATTCTTACGGATCAGCAGATTCTCGAATGTATGGAACAAGGGTCTATTAAAGTAGAACCCTTCCGCAGAGAGTGCCTAGGAACGAACTCTTATGACGTTCACTTGGGTAAAACACTCGCTGTCTATGAAGAGAAGACGCTGGACGCAAGAAAGCATAACAAGATTCGCACCTTTGAAATTCCTGAAGAGGGTTTTGTCCTTATGCCTGACACCCTCTATCTTGGCGTGACTTTGGAGTATACTGAGACTCTAAAGCATGTCCCATTTTTAGAAGGTAAATCGAGTGTCGGTCGCCTAGGTATTGATATCCACGCTACAGCGGGTAAGGGCGACGTTGGTTTCTGCAATTATTGGACTCTGGAAATTTCGGTAAAACAGCCGGTTCGTGTTTATACTGGCATGCCGATTGGGCAGTTGATATACTTTGAGGTGAAGGGCGATATTTTAACGTCTTACAACGTTAAACCTTCAGCGAAGTATAATGACAAAAAACCCATTCCAGTAGAGTCAATGATGTGGAAAAACTCATTCTAA